The Balaenoptera acutorostrata chromosome 15, mBalAcu1.1, whole genome shotgun sequence genome contains a region encoding:
- the LOC130704941 gene encoding calphotin-like yields MFTGVFADLLFYDLLLYLGSIIIFLSLLWWVFWYSGNIELSSEEPLNRPYHLPSATTLEVLSQTISNRFSFNMGSVSNTFMRMRPRRRHRKRFLQGSALDMTVTGQVENQLDQDKDGMEGAKESGDAQDFGSEDLPKPEAVKSLKGVCSLGPNAGPLGTEASLPRFVKGPWTHLVQPFTPSPLDQPLTPANLAFKSLPIVPVASASQPLPILNSKSQPVVSLASTSQPPAVTLASVSQPAAPLASTSQPLPILTSKSQPVASLTSTTQPPVLLASKSLPAVPLCSTSQPLTILTSQSQPLVPVASQSHPRVPVASQSHLLVPVASQSQLQTLAQACQTQPLPLQASQSQGLATQVSLLQLLPTQSFQTQPVDSQVAQAIQDFQAMYHTQQTSQSSSLVQRIGPSQSPSAQEFHKEPVAFETPPPAGQELSQNAPDTASLLPESPAPAAQAQQSVPPGRAPTPVPERRSRSL; encoded by the coding sequence ATGTTCACCGGGGTCTTCGCCGATCTGCTCTTCTACGACCTGTTGCTTTACCTGGGTTCCATCATCATCTTCCTCAGCCTCCTCTGGTGGGTTTTCTGGTACAGCGGTAACATCGAACTGTCTTCTGAAGAGCCCTTGAACAGGCCCTACCACCTGCCTTCCGCCACCACGCTGGAAGTCCTGAGTCAGACCATCAGCAACCGTTTCTCTTTCAACATGGGCAGCGTTTCCAACACCTTTATGCGGATGCGGCCGCGGCGGCGGCACCGCAAGAGGTTCCTGCAAGGGAGTGCTCTGGATATGACCGTCACGGGCCAGGTCGAAAACCAGCTAGACCAGGACAAAGACGGGATGGAAGGTGCCAAGGAGAGCGGCGACGCTCAGGACTTCGGCAGCGAGGATCTCCCCAAACCTGAAGCTGTCAAAAGTTTAAAGGGAGTTTGCTCCTTGGGCCCCAATGCAGGTCCCCTAGGCACTGAGGCTAGTCTCCCAAGGTTTGTTAAAGGACCATGGACCCATCTGGTGCAGCCATTCACTCCATCTCCTCTGGACCAGCCTCTCACTCCAGCCAACCTGGCTTTTAAGAGCCTGCCCATAGTCCCCGTGGCCTCTGCTAGCCAGCCTCTACCTATTCTGAACTCTAAGAGCCAGCCTGTAGTTTCCTTGGCCTCTACGAGCCAGCCCCCTGCAGTTACTCTTGCCTCTGTGAGCCAGCCTGCTGCCCCCTTGGCCTCTACTAGCCAGCCTCTACCTATTCTGACTTCTAAGAGCCAGCCTGTAGCTTCCTTAACTTCTACTACTCAGCCTCCGGTCCTGTTGGCCTCTAAGAGCCTGCCTGCTGTCCCTTTGTGCTCTACAAGTCAGCCTCTGACCATCCTTACCTCTCAGAGCCAACCCCTGGTACCTGTGGCCTCTCAGAGCCACCCCCGGGTACCTGTGGCCTCTCAGAGCCACCTCCTGGTGCCTGTGGCTTCACAGAGCCAGCTCCAGACTCTTGCTCAGGCCTGTCAAACTCAGCCACTACCTCTTCAGGCTTCCCAATCCCAGGGTCTGGCCACCCAGGTCTCTCTGCTCCAGCTTCTGCCCACCCAGTCTTTTCAGACCCAACCTGTGGACTCTCAGGTGGCCCAGGCTATCCAGGACTTTCAGGCCATGTATCACACCCAACAGACCTCCCAGAGCAGCTCTTTAGTCCAGAGGATTGGACCAAGCCAGTCTCCATCTGCCCAGGAGTTTCACAAAGAGCCAGTTGCTTTCGAGACCCCGCCACCAGCAGGCCAGGAGCTAAGTCAGAACGCCCCTGACACTGCATCCCTGCTCCCTGAGTCCCCGGCTCCAGCTGCTCAAGCCCAGCAGTCAGTGCCCCCCGGCAGGGCGCCCACCCCCGTCCCGGAGAGGAGGAGTCGCTCTCTCTAG